The Gemmatimonadota bacterium genome has a window encoding:
- a CDS encoding carbohydrate kinase — translation MTPHRLESLLSRFSGLSIMVVGDFFLDKYLVLDPALDEPSLETGLAARQVVARRCMPGAAGTIVANLHALGVGHLLAVGITGEDGEGYELRQGLAAMGVRLDGLFESPDLFTPTYIKPMNREPGGERESNRIDIQNRTPTSRALEDRLIEFIGDMTPGVDGVAVMDQVGRRNTGVVTDRVRDAIGDLGRTRPDKVILADSRERIGDFRHVIRKGNRDEMGGAGEEPARPVYVTLGADGLLLIDGEDRRHVPGIRVPGPVDTVGAGDSVTAGIVASLAAGATPLEAGLVGNLAASVTVRQLGVTGTASPAQLVEAMKTMMEA, via the coding sequence ATGACTCCACACCGCCTCGAAAGCCTGCTGTCCCGCTTCTCCGGCCTTTCCATCATGGTCGTGGGCGACTTCTTCCTGGACAAGTACCTGGTCCTCGATCCGGCACTGGACGAACCGTCCCTGGAGACGGGGCTGGCCGCGCGCCAGGTCGTGGCCAGGCGCTGCATGCCCGGTGCCGCGGGCACGATCGTGGCCAACCTGCACGCCCTGGGGGTCGGACACCTGCTCGCCGTGGGGATCACGGGGGAAGACGGCGAGGGGTACGAGCTCAGGCAGGGCCTGGCAGCTATGGGGGTCCGCCTCGACGGACTATTCGAATCTCCGGACTTGTTCACGCCCACCTACATCAAGCCAATGAACCGGGAGCCGGGAGGAGAAAGGGAATCAAACCGTATCGACATACAGAACCGGACGCCCACGTCGCGGGCCCTGGAAGACCGTTTGATCGAATTCATCGGAGACATGACGCCCGGGGTGGACGGCGTGGCCGTCATGGACCAGGTGGGGCGGCGCAACACCGGGGTCGTCACGGACCGGGTCCGTGATGCGATCGGCGACCTCGGCAGGACCCGGCCCGACAAGGTCATCCTGGCGGATTCGCGCGAACGCATCGGCGATTTCCGCCACGTCATCCGCAAGGGGAACCGGGATGAGATGGGCGGAGCGGGCGAAGAACCGGCGCGGCCGGTTTACGTCACCCTCGGCGCGGACGGCCTGCTGCTGATCGACGGCGAGGACCGCCGGCATGTGCCCGGCATACGCGTTCCGGGACCCGTGGACACCGTAGGGGCAGGGGACAGCGTAACGGCCGGGATCGTGGCCTCGCTGGCCGCCGGTGCGACGCCCTTGGAAGCCGGCCTGGTCGGCAACCTCGCGGCTTCGGTCACCGTCCGTCAACTGGGCGTCACGGGAACGGCCTCGCCCGCGCAACTGGTGGAAGCAATGAAGACGATGATGGAAGCGTAG
- a CDS encoding DEAD/DEAH box helicase — MTNDLFHPAVAAWFEDRFEEPSDIQKRAWPVIKQRQNTLIAAPTGSGKTLAAFLSSIDDLVRQGQYGSLPEGTQIVYVSPLKALSNDIHANLQVPLKGIQAILKERDRPDVPIRVAVRTGDTPTSERAAMTKHPPHILVTTPESLYLLLTSAGGRRILPNVHTLIIDEIHALVGNKRGSHLALSVERLERLTSGPLTRIGISATQKPIDRIAHFLTGAGYAKGKGCKILNTGHRRKLELKIEVPRSPLGAVMSNEVWEEVYERLEELILRHRTTLVFVTTRSMSERLARHLSERLGTENVTSHHGSMSKEHRHDAEQRLKAGALKALVATASLELGIDIGSVDLVCQIGSPKAIATLIQRVGRSGHTITGTPKGRLFPLTRDELVEAAAIMDSVRRGELDRIIIPEQPLDVLVQQIIAEVANCDFSEDDLYHLVRKAYPYRGLSREEFDGVVAMLAEGYTPRRGRKHAYIQRDLMNGTVRGRKGARINALMSGGTIPDQFDYDVIMEPTETFIGTLNEDFAIESTAGDIVQLGNNSWRILRVEKGKIRVEDAQGLPPTMPFWFGEAPGRTVELSASLSRLREEVASRMDVGSGPPKDDGEESGPPEDGVDSSGPATGRDSQGKLDPEWKREAEDWLMESAGVSHVAATQIAEYLGAAKAALGVIPSQKDLVAERFFDEAGDMHLVLHSPFGSRVNRAWGLALRKRFCRTFNFELQAAANEDSIILSLGATHSFPLDDVFSYLNAKTVREVLVQALLDAPMFEVRWRWNASTALAVLRRRGGDRVPPQIQRSVAEDLIAQVFPDQIACLENIAGDREVPDHPLVSQTIEDCLHEAMDVETLETVLKTMKSGDMNVHARDLREPSPMAEEILNARPYAFLDDAPLEERRTNAVRNRRWLDPAVAGDLGRLDPEAIDTVRSDAWPEVRSPDELHDALVLAGYVTEEEGRKGDQFGSWTEYYAVLEGDRRAATLVTEGGKRLWTPLERRIHFERVHPQGRFEPAEDFPDDVRGNLEKSFHTAAGQAGLAGPTADDASEAGATATDASATAASATEDHALEAYALVELIRGRLETLGPVTAAGLAGSIDLPVGKVDQALAALEQEGFVFRGQFSPDADGLEWCERRLLARIHRFTITKLRREIQPVSPADFMQFLFTWHHLAPDTRLKGADAVTAVLRMLEGVEAPAAAWESEILPSRVTDYDYAWLDNLCLSGKYAWGRLRPHRSNGEHGKTAGPIRSTPIAIVDRMNRSLWMSLSGVTGDEDLALSTYANTVLDLMTRQGAVFFDDITSQSGLLRTHAEEAVAELVSAGLVTSDSFAGLRALLVPSRHRESRRGRERRNPFDLSTAGRWGLTSRVPAEGNAEEDLEAYARVALARYGVVFRRLTERENASPPWRDLVRVLRRMEARGEIRGGRFVNGVWGEQYALGEAVTLLRSIRRKEKQGTLVAISAADPLNLVGIITPGRRVPGITTNRILYRDGEPILIMEGGEIRETSPVAAEEQWALRQELVKRDFPPKLKAYLSGRRTREKAGAQKS; from the coding sequence ATGACCAACGACCTCTTCCATCCCGCCGTGGCCGCGTGGTTCGAGGACCGGTTCGAGGAACCGTCCGACATCCAGAAGCGCGCCTGGCCGGTCATCAAGCAGCGGCAGAACACGCTGATCGCGGCACCCACGGGTTCCGGGAAGACGCTGGCGGCCTTCCTGTCCTCCATCGACGACCTGGTCCGCCAGGGCCAGTACGGATCGCTGCCCGAAGGTACCCAGATTGTCTACGTGTCCCCCCTTAAGGCTCTCAGCAACGACATCCACGCCAATCTGCAGGTCCCACTCAAGGGTATCCAGGCGATCCTCAAGGAGCGCGATCGGCCCGACGTCCCCATCCGCGTGGCGGTCCGCACGGGCGACACGCCCACGAGCGAGCGCGCCGCCATGACGAAGCATCCGCCCCACATCCTGGTGACGACGCCGGAAAGCCTCTACCTGCTGCTGACCAGCGCGGGCGGCCGGCGCATCCTGCCGAACGTGCACACGCTCATCATCGACGAGATCCACGCGCTGGTGGGTAACAAGCGGGGATCTCACCTGGCCCTTTCGGTGGAGCGGCTGGAACGGCTTACCTCCGGTCCGCTCACGCGCATCGGCATATCGGCCACGCAGAAACCCATCGACCGGATCGCCCACTTCCTCACCGGCGCGGGCTACGCGAAGGGCAAGGGCTGCAAGATCCTCAACACCGGGCATCGGCGCAAACTCGAGCTGAAGATCGAAGTACCCCGTTCCCCCCTCGGCGCCGTCATGTCGAACGAGGTGTGGGAGGAAGTGTACGAACGCCTCGAGGAGCTCATCCTGCGGCACCGGACGACCCTGGTCTTCGTCACCACGAGGAGCATGTCGGAGCGGCTGGCCCGCCACCTGAGCGAACGGCTGGGTACCGAAAACGTCACCTCCCACCACGGCAGCATGTCGAAGGAGCACCGGCACGACGCCGAACAGCGCCTGAAGGCCGGCGCGCTGAAGGCGCTCGTGGCCACGGCCTCCCTGGAACTGGGGATCGACATCGGATCCGTCGATCTCGTCTGCCAGATCGGTTCCCCCAAGGCGATCGCGACGCTCATCCAGCGGGTGGGCCGCTCGGGCCACACCATTACGGGCACGCCGAAGGGCCGCCTGTTCCCCCTGACGCGGGACGAACTCGTGGAGGCGGCCGCGATCATGGACTCGGTGCGGCGGGGCGAGCTGGACCGGATCATCATCCCCGAACAGCCCCTCGACGTGCTGGTCCAGCAGATCATCGCGGAGGTGGCCAACTGCGATTTCAGCGAGGACGATCTGTACCACCTGGTGCGAAAGGCCTATCCCTACCGCGGTCTGTCCCGGGAGGAATTCGACGGCGTCGTGGCCATGCTGGCCGAGGGCTATACCCCGCGCCGGGGCCGCAAGCACGCCTACATCCAGCGGGACCTCATGAACGGTACGGTCAGGGGCCGCAAGGGGGCCCGGATCAACGCGCTGATGTCGGGCGGGACGATTCCCGACCAATTCGACTACGACGTGATCATGGAGCCCACGGAGACCTTCATCGGCACGCTGAACGAGGACTTCGCCATCGAGAGCACGGCCGGGGACATCGTGCAGCTGGGGAACAACTCGTGGCGGATCCTGCGCGTGGAGAAGGGCAAGATCCGCGTGGAGGACGCCCAGGGCCTGCCGCCCACCATGCCCTTCTGGTTCGGCGAGGCGCCGGGGAGGACGGTCGAACTCTCCGCTTCCCTGTCGCGGCTGAGGGAAGAGGTAGCGAGCCGGATGGACGTGGGATCCGGGCCGCCGAAGGACGACGGCGAGGAGTCCGGTCCACCGGAAGATGGCGTCGACAGTTCCGGGCCGGCGACCGGACGCGACAGCCAGGGGAAGCTCGACCCGGAATGGAAGCGGGAGGCCGAGGACTGGCTGATGGAATCCGCGGGCGTCTCCCACGTGGCGGCGACGCAGATTGCGGAATACCTCGGCGCGGCCAAGGCGGCCCTCGGCGTCATCCCCTCGCAGAAGGACCTGGTGGCGGAACGGTTCTTCGACGAGGCCGGCGACATGCACCTGGTGCTCCACAGCCCCTTCGGAAGCCGGGTCAACCGGGCCTGGGGACTGGCCCTGCGCAAGCGTTTCTGCCGGACCTTCAACTTCGAGCTGCAGGCCGCGGCCAACGAGGATTCCATCATCCTGTCCCTGGGCGCCACCCACAGCTTCCCGCTGGACGACGTCTTCAGCTACCTGAACGCCAAGACGGTCCGGGAGGTGCTGGTCCAGGCTCTTCTCGACGCGCCCATGTTCGAGGTGCGCTGGCGCTGGAACGCGTCCACCGCCCTGGCCGTGCTGCGGCGCAGGGGCGGCGACCGGGTGCCGCCGCAGATTCAGCGGTCCGTGGCCGAGGACCTGATCGCCCAGGTGTTCCCCGACCAGATCGCGTGCCTGGAGAACATCGCAGGCGACCGGGAGGTGCCGGACCATCCCCTGGTCAGCCAGACGATTGAGGATTGCCTGCACGAGGCCATGGACGTTGAGACCCTGGAGACTGTCCTGAAGACGATGAAGTCCGGCGACATGAACGTGCACGCCAGGGACCTCCGCGAGCCCTCGCCCATGGCCGAGGAGATCCTCAACGCCCGGCCCTATGCTTTCCTGGACGACGCGCCCCTCGAGGAGCGGCGGACCAACGCCGTCAGGAACCGCCGCTGGCTCGACCCCGCGGTCGCCGGCGACCTGGGACGCCTGGACCCCGAGGCCATCGACACCGTGCGGAGCGACGCCTGGCCCGAAGTGCGCAGTCCCGACGAACTCCACGACGCCCTGGTGCTCGCGGGGTATGTCACGGAAGAAGAGGGACGAAAGGGCGATCAGTTCGGCAGCTGGACGGAATACTACGCCGTATTGGAAGGCGACCGCCGGGCCGCCACGCTCGTGACGGAAGGCGGAAAGCGCCTGTGGACGCCCCTGGAACGCCGCATCCATTTCGAGCGGGTGCATCCGCAAGGGCGATTCGAACCGGCGGAGGATTTCCCGGACGACGTGAGAGGCAACCTGGAGAAGAGTTTTCATACCGCGGCCGGGCAGGCCGGCCTGGCCGGGCCGACCGCCGATGATGCATCTGAGGCCGGCGCAACCGCCACTGATGCATCCGCCACCGCCGCATCCGCCACGGAAGACCACGCCCTGGAAGCGTACGCGCTGGTGGAACTGATACGAGGGAGGCTGGAGACGCTGGGTCCGGTCACGGCGGCCGGCCTGGCCGGGTCCATCGACCTGCCGGTCGGCAAGGTCGATCAGGCGCTGGCCGCCCTGGAGCAGGAGGGATTCGTATTCAGGGGACAGTTTTCGCCGGACGCGGACGGGCTGGAGTGGTGCGAGCGCCGGCTGCTGGCGCGGATCCACCGCTTCACGATCACCAAACTGCGCCGGGAGATTCAGCCTGTTTCACCCGCCGACTTCATGCAGTTCCTCTTCACCTGGCATCACCTGGCGCCCGACACCCGGCTCAAGGGGGCCGACGCCGTGACCGCCGTGCTGCGCATGCTGGAAGGCGTGGAGGCGCCGGCCGCGGCCTGGGAGAGCGAGATCCTGCCGTCCCGCGTCACCGACTACGACTACGCCTGGCTCGACAACCTGTGCCTGTCCGGCAAGTACGCCTGGGGACGGCTCCGTCCCCACCGGTCGAACGGCGAGCACGGAAAGACGGCCGGTCCGATCCGGTCGACGCCCATCGCCATCGTGGACCGTATGAACCGCTCGCTGTGGATGTCCCTGAGCGGCGTGACCGGTGACGAGGACCTGGCGTTGTCCACGTACGCGAATACGGTGCTGGACCTGATGACCCGGCAGGGCGCGGTGTTTTTCGACGACATCACATCGCAGTCCGGCCTCCTTCGGACCCACGCCGAGGAAGCCGTGGCGGAACTGGTATCGGCGGGGTTGGTCACGTCGGACAGTTTCGCGGGCCTCCGGGCCCTGCTGGTGCCGTCGCGTCACCGGGAGTCCCGGCGGGGACGGGAACGCCGGAATCCCTTCGACCTGTCGACGGCGGGACGGTGGGGTCTGACGTCCCGCGTACCGGCGGAAGGCAACGCGGAAGAGGATCTCGAGGCCTATGCCCGCGTCGCGCTCGCCCGGTACGGCGTCGTGTTCCGGCGCCTGACGGAGCGGGAGAACGCCTCGCCGCCGTGGCGGGACCTCGTGCGGGTGCTTCGGCGGATGGAAGCCCGGGGAGAGATCCGCGGCGGCCGGTTCGTGAACGGCGTCTGGGGCGAGCAGTACGCCCTGGGCGAAGCCGTGACCCTGCTGCGCAGCATCCGGCGGAAGGAGAAACAGGGCACGCTCGTGGCCATCAGCGCCGCCGACCCCCTGAACCTGGTCGGCATCATCACGCCCGGGCGGCGCGTGCCCGGCATCACGACCAACCGGATCCTCTACCGGGACGGTGAACCGATCCTGATCATGGAAGGCGGCGAAATCAGGGAGACGTCCCCGGTGGCGGCCGAAGAACAGTGGGCGCTGCGGCAGGAGCTGGTCAAGCGGGATTTCCCGCCGAAGCTGAAGGCCTATCTAAGTGGTCGTCGGACCCGTGAAAAGGCCGGTGCACAGAAGTCATAG
- a CDS encoding phytanoyl-CoA dioxygenase family protein — MRCLTSEGRMREDQMTSTIPKVAMPPKPKVAMPPDAGDRYRRDGFFFSPPIIPADLIERVTARMDAVMAGEYETGEPPRRSWNPGDDPKRIRKIDQAHLSDRTIYELASHPEIGRWAAALLGAKRVQLWASQMLYKPPVGPGGGVTGNVGWHQDKQYWRYLEGELFTAWVAVSDVTAASGPMRFLRGSHRWGLLDSGDFFGHDHEAQQKDIPVPEGERWEEACAVLPPGAVSFHDRHTYHASGPNVSDAPRRSFAFHLRTENARPVEGRNDYYVQHLDDLAYCPVLYEA; from the coding sequence GTGCGCTGCCTGACGAGCGAGGGCCGGATGCGCGAGGACCAGATGACAAGTACCATTCCGAAGGTTGCCATGCCCCCGAAGCCGAAGGTCGCCATGCCCCCGGACGCCGGCGACCGGTACCGGCGAGACGGCTTCTTTTTCTCGCCGCCCATCATCCCGGCCGATCTGATCGAACGCGTGACCGCCCGCATGGACGCGGTCATGGCCGGTGAATACGAGACCGGGGAACCACCGCGCCGGTCTTGGAATCCTGGAGACGATCCCAAGCGCATCCGCAAGATCGACCAGGCGCATCTGTCGGACCGGACCATCTACGAACTGGCCTCGCACCCCGAAATAGGGCGTTGGGCGGCCGCCCTCCTGGGGGCGAAACGCGTCCAGTTGTGGGCGTCCCAGATGCTCTACAAACCACCGGTCGGTCCGGGCGGCGGGGTGACCGGCAATGTCGGCTGGCACCAGGACAAGCAGTACTGGAGGTACCTGGAAGGCGAGCTGTTCACGGCCTGGGTCGCCGTGAGCGACGTGACGGCGGCGTCCGGCCCCATGCGGTTCCTGCGGGGCTCGCACCGGTGGGGGCTGCTGGACAGCGGCGACTTCTTCGGCCACGACCACGAGGCGCAGCAGAAGGACATCCCCGTACCCGAGGGAGAACGCTGGGAAGAAGCCTGTGCGGTCCTGCCTCCCGGCGCGGTCAGTTTCCACGACCGCCACACCTACCACGCCAGCGGGCCGAACGTATCGGACGCGCCGCGCCGCAGCTTTGCCTTTCACCTGCGCACGGAAAACGCCCGGCCGGTGGAGGGACGCAACGACTACTACGTGCAGCACCTGGACGATCTCGCCTATTGCCCGGTGCTATACGAGGCGTGA
- a CDS encoding amidohydrolase — protein MTAEKLIIDYISDQDDDLSRMAMDIWDHPQIAMQETYASKLQAKDLEADGFTIEWGAGGMETAFVATWGSGDPIIGFLGEYDALPGLSQTVSAEREAIEPGGPGHGCGHNLFGTACLGSVKALKRAMERDGIAGTIRYYGCPAEEQVVGKVLMARDGVFDDLDAAITWHPGATNLVWNGSSLALNSFKVNFHGVAAHASAMPHQGRSALDGVMLMDVGMNYLREHVIPEARIHSVVTSGGEAPNVVPAYAQVWYYIRSPKRAEVEEMFERVLDIAKGAALMSGTTHDVEFIGGAYEVLPNGTISDLMLKNMQAVNDLAFTAEERRFARQLQATFPENAVRSAYERMEKSTVKDSIAESIENPLWTQVLPHSDTPPHVEGSTDVGDVSWIAPTGQLTTCCWPLGTPAHSWQMVASSGSSIGSRGMLFAAKSLALTGLDLLRDPDLLKRANEEFDEARDGKTYRSALPDA, from the coding sequence ATGACCGCGGAAAAACTGATCATCGATTATATAAGCGACCAGGACGACGACCTGTCCCGGATGGCCATGGACATCTGGGACCATCCGCAGATCGCGATGCAGGAGACCTACGCGTCGAAACTGCAGGCAAAGGATCTGGAAGCGGACGGCTTTACCATCGAGTGGGGCGCCGGGGGGATGGAAACGGCTTTCGTCGCCACCTGGGGCTCGGGAGATCCCATCATCGGGTTCCTGGGGGAGTATGACGCACTGCCGGGCCTGTCCCAGACGGTTTCCGCCGAGCGGGAAGCCATCGAACCGGGCGGCCCCGGCCACGGCTGCGGCCACAATCTCTTCGGCACGGCGTGCCTGGGTTCGGTAAAGGCCCTGAAGCGCGCGATGGAACGGGATGGCATCGCCGGCACGATCCGGTACTACGGCTGTCCCGCGGAAGAACAGGTGGTGGGCAAGGTGCTCATGGCGCGCGACGGCGTGTTCGACGACCTCGACGCCGCCATCACCTGGCATCCCGGCGCTACGAACCTGGTCTGGAACGGTTCGTCGCTCGCGCTCAACTCCTTCAAGGTGAACTTCCACGGCGTGGCCGCCCATGCCTCGGCCATGCCGCACCAGGGACGCAGCGCCCTCGACGGGGTGATGCTGATGGACGTGGGCATGAACTACCTCCGGGAGCACGTGATCCCGGAGGCCCGCATCCACAGCGTGGTAACGAGCGGCGGGGAAGCGCCGAACGTGGTGCCGGCCTATGCCCAGGTGTGGTACTACATCCGGTCGCCGAAACGCGCCGAGGTGGAAGAGATGTTCGAACGGGTGCTCGACATAGCGAAGGGCGCCGCGCTGATGAGCGGCACCACCCACGATGTCGAGTTCATTGGGGGCGCCTACGAGGTCCTGCCGAACGGCACGATCTCCGACCTGATGCTGAAGAACATGCAGGCCGTAAACGATCTCGCCTTCACCGCCGAGGAGCGGCGCTTCGCCCGGCAGCTCCAGGCGACTTTTCCAGAGAACGCGGTCCGGTCGGCCTACGAGCGGATGGAGAAATCGACGGTCAAGGATTCCATTGCCGAAAGCATCGAGAATCCCCTCTGGACGCAGGTACTTCCCCATTCCGACACACCGCCGCACGTGGAAGGATCGACAGACGTGGGCGACGTGAGCTGGATCGCGCCCACGGGGCAGCTCACGACCTGCTGCTGGCCCCTGGGCACGCCGGCCCACAGCTGGCAGATGGTGGCCTCCTCCGGTTCGAGTATCGGCAGCAGGGGCATGCTCTTCGCGGCCAAGTCCCTGGCGCTGACGGGCCTTGACCTGTTGCGGGACCCGGACCTGCTCAAACGCGCCAACGAGGAATTCGACGAGGCGCGGGACGGCAAGACGTACAGGAGCGCGCTGCCGGACGCGTAG
- a CDS encoding nucleotide excision repair endonuclease, which yields MRQFDRKFGERLIDESPMTPAVYLFKDGQGAVLYVGKAGNIRRRLQQYRNASRRKVHRKMRMLVREASTLEIMPRDSEREALLLENELIRKLRPPYNEDGTWDFLYPALGLGGSEKQVLLCFTTHVDAWQDLDLKWFGVFKSRRRALAAFDALVYVLKLIGHIEPVRHLPLHERIRGSRLTGFRQVPPEVVAALEGFLAGAGPDALVPLTHGLLEKPVARLSASEVQRNIRFLAHFHEQDLAPLRAAMKSADRPGTYVPQDERDALFLATDERIADNIEGESRVQ from the coding sequence ATGCGCCAGTTCGACCGGAAATTCGGTGAGCGCCTCATCGATGAATCGCCCATGACGCCGGCGGTCTACCTGTTCAAGGACGGGCAGGGAGCCGTCCTCTACGTCGGCAAGGCCGGGAACATAAGGCGGCGCCTCCAGCAGTACCGAAACGCCTCGCGCCGCAAGGTGCACCGCAAGATGCGGATGCTGGTCCGGGAGGCGAGCACCCTCGAGATCATGCCGCGGGACTCGGAACGCGAGGCCTTGCTGCTCGAGAACGAACTGATCCGCAAGCTGCGGCCGCCTTACAACGAGGACGGCACCTGGGACTTCCTGTACCCGGCCCTCGGCCTGGGTGGCTCGGAGAAGCAGGTCCTGCTCTGCTTCACGACCCATGTGGATGCGTGGCAGGATCTGGACCTCAAGTGGTTCGGCGTGTTCAAGTCGCGGCGGCGCGCCCTGGCCGCCTTCGACGCGCTGGTCTACGTGCTGAAGCTGATCGGACATATCGAACCGGTCCGGCATCTCCCGCTCCACGAAAGGATCCGGGGTTCCCGCCTCACCGGCTTCCGCCAGGTGCCGCCGGAAGTCGTTGCCGCCCTCGAAGGCTTCCTGGCCGGCGCCGGACCCGACGCCCTCGTGCCCCTGACCCACGGCCTGCTGGAGAAACCCGTCGCCCGCCTCAGCGCTTCGGAAGTCCAGCGGAACATCCGTTTTCTGGCGCACTTCCACGAACAGGATCTCGCTCCGCTGCGCGCGGCCATGAAGTCGGCGGACCGTCCGGGAACGTACGTACCGCAGGACGAACGGGACGCGCTGTTCCTTGCAACTGATGAGCGCATTGCCGATAATATCGAAGGAGAATCACGTGTTCAGTAG
- a CDS encoding Ig domain-containing protein produces the protein MLTMKEKRSTCEIIAQNVCRSRQLTGIVRGLMVSLTTLCHIDVEPSVRDYGMVSYAPGTRFLAVFMTLSLACLSACLTNPSSPPAQEPTTITLSTYRIVFTAVNDHVLIDTTVLDQDGGVLTNATVHWRSADKNVARVSDRGVVTAAGNGTTQIYVTSGDARAIAIVSVEQTVDSIEILPSSITLTHPGETDQFTAVVYDSNTRIIPGAAVVWSSSHPEIVTVDATGLVTAVSTGTARVTASSGNLSAHATIHVDIGLQSRRSLHHYLHQ, from the coding sequence ATGTTGACTATGAAAGAAAAGAGATCAACTTGTGAAATTATCGCTCAAAACGTATGCAGGAGTCGTCAATTGACCGGCATTGTTCGTGGTCTAATGGTATCGTTAACGACCTTGTGCCACATCGATGTTGAACCATCCGTTCGGGATTACGGTATGGTGAGTTACGCTCCCGGAACTCGATTCCTGGCCGTTTTCATGACCCTGTCCCTGGCCTGCCTGTCGGCCTGCCTGACCAATCCGTCCAGTCCGCCGGCGCAGGAACCCACCACGATCACGCTGTCGACGTACCGGATCGTGTTCACGGCCGTCAACGACCATGTACTCATCGACACCACGGTTCTGGACCAGGACGGCGGGGTGCTTACCAACGCCACGGTGCATTGGAGAAGCGCGGACAAAAACGTCGCCAGGGTCAGCGACCGGGGCGTGGTGACGGCCGCGGGGAACGGTACGACGCAAATCTACGTCACGTCGGGTGACGCCAGGGCAATCGCGATAGTCTCGGTGGAGCAGACGGTGGACAGTATCGAAATTCTGCCATCCTCCATCACGCTGACGCATCCGGGCGAGACGGACCAGTTCACGGCTGTGGTCTACGACTCGAACACCAGGATCATCCCGGGCGCGGCGGTGGTTTGGTCGAGCAGCCACCCTGAAATCGTCACGGTGGACGCCACCGGCCTGGTGACGGCGGTGTCGACCGGCACGGCGCGAGTTACGGCCTCCTCGGGGAACTTGTCGGCACACGCGACGATACACGTGGACATCGGTCTACAAAGCCGTCGGAGCCTCCACCATTATCTACACCAGTAA
- a CDS encoding GNAT family N-acetyltransferase, with protein sequence MVTRFQRDSRRDAQMENPVIRECEPEDVEAVHQLDLDWESEGVTYGFGPSSPDEIREALGPYLLVAVAADEIIGYSRGEVHVSRDLCVFEEGEQHLEIYDLYVREPYRSAGIGGKLVERMKEVAGRNGIRRFRVHSATMDLDRVLKFYRNHGFKTWCLEMFI encoded by the coding sequence ATGGTAACGCGATTCCAACGCGATTCAAGGAGAGACGCACAAATGGAAAACCCGGTCATTCGTGAATGCGAACCCGAAGACGTGGAAGCCGTTCATCAGCTGGACCTGGACTGGGAATCCGAAGGGGTGACATACGGCTTCGGACCCAGTTCTCCGGACGAAATAAGGGAAGCCCTGGGGCCCTATTTGCTCGTGGCCGTTGCGGCCGACGAAATCATCGGGTACAGCCGTGGCGAGGTCCACGTCAGCCGCGACCTGTGTGTATTCGAAGAGGGGGAGCAACACCTGGAAATATACGATCTGTACGTCAGGGAACCCTACCGAAGCGCGGGAATCGGCGGAAAGCTGGTTGAACGCATGAAGGAGGTTGCCGGGCGGAACGGCATCCGGCGGTTCCGCGTACACTCGGCCACCATGGACCTGGACCGCGTGCTCAAATTCTACCGAAATCACGGCTTTAAGACGTGGTGCCTGGAGATGTTCATATGA